Within the Hyalangium gracile genome, the region GAGGTGGTGCGGGACGCGGCGGACGAGGCGAGCGCGCACGACTTCGGCAAGTCCATCATCAGCGAGCTGTACAAGCGCGCGCCGGTGTACGTGTACGACTTCGCGCAGAACCGGGTGTCGGGCCAGGAGGAGAAGGAGCACGGCTACTGGCGGGACGTGGGGAACATCGACGTGTACTACCAGTCCAACATGGACCTGGCGGAGGTGGACCCCATCTTCAACCTCTACAACGACCGGTGGCCCATCTACACCCAGCCGCACAACCTGCCGCCAGCCAAGTTCGTCTTCGCCGACAAGGCCAACAAGCGGGTGGGCAACGCCACCGACTCGCTGGTGTCCGAGGGCTGCATCATCTCCGGCGGCTCGGTGAACCGCTCCATCCTCTCGCCGAAGGTGCGCGTGCACTCGTACTCGGAGGTGGAGGACTGCATCCTCTTCGAGAACGTCTCCATCGGGCGGCGGTGCCGCATCCGGCGCGCCATCATCGACAAGAACGTGGAGATCCCCCCGGGGATGACCATCGGGTACGACGTGGAGGAGGACAAGCGGCGCTTCCACGTCACCTCGGGCGGCGTGGTGGTCATCCCCAAGGGCATGAAGGTGGCGTGAGGGCGCGGTGGCACGAGGGCTCAGCCTGCGCCCGGCGACTCCGGGAGACCGGCGCGCACTGTGGCGGATCCACTCCCGCTCGGTGGAGGCGCTCTGCGAGGGCGCCTACTCGCCCCGAGAGGTGCGGACGTGGGTGGAGCTCTTGCGGCCGGACGGCTACCTGCGGCCGGAGCAGCCGCGCACGGTGCTGGTAGCCGAGCGCGGGCGGCACCTGGTGGGCTTCGGGCAGCTGGACGCGTTCCTCGGAGAGCTGGAGGCCCTCTACGTGGTGCCGGAGGAGGTGGGGCACGGGGTGGGCTCGGCGCTGCTGGCCTCGCTGGAGGACCTGGCGTGGCGGGCCGGCGCCAAGGTGATGAGCCTGGATGCCAGCCTCAACGCGGAGGACTTCTACCGCGCGAAGGGCTATGCCCGGCTCCACGCGGCCCGGCGCATCCTCACCCCGGAGGTGCAGCTGGCCTGCGTGCGGATGCGCAAGCAGCGGCCCGCTTCGCCGCTGCGCCTCGGGGAGCGCCGGAGCGAGGCCTTCACCTCGCCCCGCCCCGGGCCCTGAGCCCGGGCCCGAGCTGACTCGGACCGGGCATGGGCCGACGGCTCGCTACGACGGCCGGAAGGCGGACTTCACCTCGGGCTTGTTGAGGACGATCAGCGACCAGATGCCGATCGGGATGCCGATGCAGCAGCACGAGCCGATGCACGGGATGATGGCGATGATGGAGGCGGCCATGGCGAGCCCGAAGCTCTCCAGGTTCTTCATCTTCAGGCCACCGAAGACGGTGACGGAGCCGAGGGCGAGCTGGAAGAGGCTGCTGAAGATGCCGCCCTTGCTCATGGCCGCGATGGCGGACTTGGCGCCCTCGGGGATCTGCGGGTTGTTCATCATCTCCGCCATCGCCGCTTCGTTCGAGCCGACGAGGTTCTGCACGATGCCGAAGAGCGCGGACACGACGGTGATGCCGCCCACCACCATCAGCAGGATGGCGGGCGTGCTCACCATCTCGCGGGCATTGCCGCCCCCGCCAGCTGCGGGGTTACCAAAGTTCTCGTCCATCTTCCCCTCCCTGAATTCCCTACGATGGGTTGCGTGACGGGCACACGACCCGCACGGGGGTGATTCCACATGGAGGGGGCCGGCTTCGCCAGAGAATAAACGCGGGCAGGAGGGGATTTGCCCTCCCGCCCGGGCCGTGCTCAGGCCTGAAGGACGGAGCGGGTGGTGATGCTGGTGCTGGCGGGCCTGGGCAAACTGCGCAGGGCTTCGCCGCGAAGGTGACCACGCTGCCGGGCTCGGCACAGGTGGCCATGTAGGCCGAAGCCCAGGCGAGCCTCTGGCTGCGGGCGCTGGGCAGGTCGAGGAGATTGCCCTGAGCGCCGAGAGCGCCCCCCCACTCTGCCGTCCACTGCTGTGGCCATGATGGCGCGTGCCAGGCCTGCCAGGGGCCGAGTAGGTCCGAAGAAGTCTGTTCACGACTCCCGTTCGAGGCTGCGTCACCTGAAACAGGCAGAGGGCTCAAGCCCGCCCCTGCATCCGGTCCGCAAGCCTGCCGGGCGAACCCTGGCCGAACTGGTCTGCTTGTCATACCAGTTCGCCACCGGTCCGCTCACAAGACGCCTTCATGGCTGGCCGTTCCCGTGACACAGGCGCATTCCTCCAGGAGGCAAGAACCTCTTCGGACCAACTCAGGCCGCCACAACATCGTGGAATGC harbors:
- a CDS encoding GNAT family N-acetyltransferase; protein product: MARGLSLRPATPGDRRALWRIHSRSVEALCEGAYSPREVRTWVELLRPDGYLRPEQPRTVLVAERGRHLVGFGQLDAFLGELEALYVVPEEVGHGVGSALLASLEDLAWRAGAKVMSLDASLNAEDFYRAKGYARLHAARRILTPEVQLACVRMRKQRPASPLRLGERRSEAFTSPRPGP